A DNA window from Trichomycterus rosablanca isolate fTriRos1 chromosome 9, fTriRos1.hap1, whole genome shotgun sequence contains the following coding sequences:
- the LOC134320199 gene encoding alpha-1-antitrypsin homolog, whose translation MWGKIQLLTFALVLTVAWAAPHDGDHGEHSADHHLHLHHGKDEQHPSHEGGDDACHKLAPHNADFAFALYKKLISQADAKGKNIFFSPLSISMALSMLALGAKGETHSQIFSTLGYGSLTDEQVNEAYEHLLHMLGHSQDAMLLETGGALAVREGFKPVEKFLKDVQHFYHGEAFSVDFSKPEVAVEEVNKYIAKKTKDMITDMVKTLDQDTVMMLINYIYFRGKWEKPFEVERTLKADFHVDENTKVTVDMMKRTGRFDFHQDRDNFTSVIMVPYKGNTSMMIVLPDEGKMEEVEKHLSKEDLKYWHDKLFRSSVDLFMPKFSISASSCLGDTLKEMGMTDAFADSADFSGISEETKLKASKVLHQAVLKVDEKGTEAAGVTTIEIMPMSLPDTMNLNRPFLVFIVEDSTKSILFMGKITNPTV comes from the exons ATGTGGGGAAAGATCCAGTTGTTGACCTTCGCCCTCGTGCTCACAGTGGCCTGGGCCGCGCCCCACGATGGCGATCACGGAGAACATTCCGCAGATCACCATCTCCATCTCCACCACGGCAAGGACGAGCAGCACCCCAGCCACGAAGGAGGAGACGACGCTTGTCACAAACTCGCACCCCACAACGCCGACTTCGCCTTCGCCCTGTACAAGAAGCTGATCAGCCAGGCCGACGCCAAGGGCAAGAACATCTTCTTCTCTCCGCTGAGCATCTCCATGGCTCTGTCCATGCTGGCCCTGGGTGCCAAGGGTGAGACCCACTCCCAGATCTTCAGCACTCTGGGCTACGGTTCCCTCACCGATGAGCAGGTCAACGAAGCCTACGAGCACCTCCTGCACATGCTGGGCCACAGTCAGGACGCCATGCTGCTGGAGACAGGAGGAGCCCTGGCTGTCCGAGAGGGATTCAAACCGGTCGAGAAGTTCCTGAAGGACGTCCAGCATTTCTACCACGGAGAGGCCTTCAGCGTAGACTTCTCCAAACCTGAAGTCGCAGTCGAGGAGGTCAACAAGTACATCGCCAAAAAGACCAAAGACATGATCACCGACATGGTCAAGACTCTGGATCAGGACACCGTCATGATGCTCATCAACTACATCTACTTCAGAG GAAAGTGGGAGAAACCTTTTGAAGTCGAGCGCACCCTCAAAGCCGACTTCCACGTGGACGAGAACACCAAGGTGACCGTTGACATGATGAAGAGGACCGGACGCTTCGACTTCCACCAGGACCGGGATAACTTCACATCCGTCATCATGGTGCCCTACAAAGGCAACACCTCCATGATGATCGTTCTGCCCGACGAAGGGAAGATGGAAGAGGTGGAGAAACACCTGAGCAAAGAAGACCTCAAGTACTGGCATGACAAACTCTTCAGAAG CTCTGTAGACCTGTTCATGCCCAAGTTCTCCATCTCTGCATCCTCCTGTCTTGGGGACACCCTGAAGGAGATGGGCATGACCGATGCGTTTGCAGACAGCGCCGACTTCTCCGGGATCAGCGAGGAGACCAAACTGAAGGCTTCCAAG GTTCTTCACCAGGCGGTCCTCAAGGTCGATGAGAAGGGCACCGAGGCCGCCGGCGTCACCACTATTGAGATCATGCCCATGTCTCTGCCTGACACCATGAACCTCAACAGACCCTTCCTGGTGTTCATCGTGGAGGACAGCACCAAGAGCATCCTCTTCATGGGCAAGATCACCAACCCTACTGTGTAA
- the LOC134320200 gene encoding alpha-1-antitrypsin homolog isoform X1, with protein MSETPGGIMWERILCCLAFAFLLVASSAASTEDHGGEHHSADHHLHPALNESHDVANRSYQRLARINADFAFALYKKLISQADAKGKNIFFSPLSISMALSMLAQGAKDETQSEIFSTLGYGSLTVDQVNEAYEQLLDVLGHSQDAMLLETGGALAVREGFKVVEKFLKDVQHFYHGEAFSVDFSKPEVAAQEVNKYIAKKTNDVITDMVKSLDPDTVMVLINYIYFRGKWRKPFDVKHTRKASFYVDAKTKVTVDMMTKTSRYEFYQDQNNFTSVIMVPYKGNMSMMIVLPDAGKMDEVEKNIDMESLMYWYKKLSKKRSVKISMPKFSISASSSLKKILTEMGINGAFSDGADFSGISEEIKLKASKVLHQAVLKVDEKGTEAAGTTTLEMIPMSLPHTMNLNRPFLVFIVEETNPIVLFMGKITDPTA; from the exons ATGAGTGAGACTCCAG GTGGTATCATGTGGGAACGGATCCTCTGTTGTTTGGCCTTCGCCTTCCTCTTGGTGGCTTCCTCTGCGGCCTCGACGGAGGACCACGGTGGTGAGCATCATTCAGCCGATCATCATCTACACCCCGCTCTGAACGAGTCCCATGACGTGGCGAACAGGTCCTACCAGAGACTAGCGAGAATCAACGCCGACTTCGCCTTCGCCCTGTACAAGAAGCTGATCAGCCAGGCCGACGCCAAGGGCAAGAACATCTTCTTCTCTCCGCTGAGCATCTCCATGGCACTGTCCATGCTGGCCCAGGGCGCCAAGGATGAGACCCAATCAGAGATCTTCAGCACTCTGGGTTACGGTTCCCTCACCGTCGATCAAGTCAACGAAGCCTACGAGCAATTACTAGACGTCCTGGGTCACAGTCAGGACGCCATGCTGCTGGAGACGGGAGGAGCTCTGGCTGTCCGAGAGGGATTCAAAGTGGTCGAGAAGTTTCTGAAGGACGTACAGCATTTCTACCACGGAGAGGCCTTCAGCGTGGACTTCTCCAAACCTGAAGTGGCTGCGCAGGAGGTCAACAAGTACATCGCCAAAAAGACCAACGACGTGATCACCGACATGGTCAAGAGTCTGGATCCGGACACCGTCATGGTGCTCATCAACTACATCTACTTCAGAG GTAAGTGGCGCAAGCCGTTCGATGTCAAGCACACCCGCAAAGCTAGCTTCTACGTAGATGCTAAAACCAAGGTGACCGTAGACATGATGACAAAGACCAGCAGATACGAGTTCTACCAGGACCAGAACAACTTCACATCCGTCATCATGGTGCCCTACAAAGGAAACATGTCCATGATGATCGTCCTGCCTGacgcaggaaaaatggacgaggtGGAGAAGAACATCGACATGGAGAGTCTCATGTACTGGTACAAGAAGCTCTCCAAAAAACG ATCGGTGAAAATTTCAATGCCCAAGTTCTCCATCTCAGCCTCGTCGTCTCTTAAGAAGATCCTCACGGAAATGGGCATCAACGGTGCCTTTTCAGACGGCGCTGACTTCTCCGGGATCAGTGAGGAGATCAAACTGAAGGCCTCCAAG GTCCTTCACCAGGCGGTCCTCAAAGTGGACGAGAAGGGCACGGAAGCAGCCGGTACGACCACTTTAGAGATGATACCCATGTCTCTTCCGCACACAATGAACCTCAACAGGCCATTTCTGGTCTTCATCGTGGAGGAGACCAACCCCATCGTCCTCTTCATGGGGAAGATAACCGATCCCACAGCATAG
- the LOC134320200 gene encoding alpha-1-antitrypsin homolog isoform X2 — MWERILCCLAFAFLLVASSAASTEDHGGEHHSADHHLHPALNESHDVANRSYQRLARINADFAFALYKKLISQADAKGKNIFFSPLSISMALSMLAQGAKDETQSEIFSTLGYGSLTVDQVNEAYEQLLDVLGHSQDAMLLETGGALAVREGFKVVEKFLKDVQHFYHGEAFSVDFSKPEVAAQEVNKYIAKKTNDVITDMVKSLDPDTVMVLINYIYFRGKWRKPFDVKHTRKASFYVDAKTKVTVDMMTKTSRYEFYQDQNNFTSVIMVPYKGNMSMMIVLPDAGKMDEVEKNIDMESLMYWYKKLSKKRSVKISMPKFSISASSSLKKILTEMGINGAFSDGADFSGISEEIKLKASKVLHQAVLKVDEKGTEAAGTTTLEMIPMSLPHTMNLNRPFLVFIVEETNPIVLFMGKITDPTA, encoded by the exons ATGTGGGAACGGATCCTCTGTTGTTTGGCCTTCGCCTTCCTCTTGGTGGCTTCCTCTGCGGCCTCGACGGAGGACCACGGTGGTGAGCATCATTCAGCCGATCATCATCTACACCCCGCTCTGAACGAGTCCCATGACGTGGCGAACAGGTCCTACCAGAGACTAGCGAGAATCAACGCCGACTTCGCCTTCGCCCTGTACAAGAAGCTGATCAGCCAGGCCGACGCCAAGGGCAAGAACATCTTCTTCTCTCCGCTGAGCATCTCCATGGCACTGTCCATGCTGGCCCAGGGCGCCAAGGATGAGACCCAATCAGAGATCTTCAGCACTCTGGGTTACGGTTCCCTCACCGTCGATCAAGTCAACGAAGCCTACGAGCAATTACTAGACGTCCTGGGTCACAGTCAGGACGCCATGCTGCTGGAGACGGGAGGAGCTCTGGCTGTCCGAGAGGGATTCAAAGTGGTCGAGAAGTTTCTGAAGGACGTACAGCATTTCTACCACGGAGAGGCCTTCAGCGTGGACTTCTCCAAACCTGAAGTGGCTGCGCAGGAGGTCAACAAGTACATCGCCAAAAAGACCAACGACGTGATCACCGACATGGTCAAGAGTCTGGATCCGGACACCGTCATGGTGCTCATCAACTACATCTACTTCAGAG GTAAGTGGCGCAAGCCGTTCGATGTCAAGCACACCCGCAAAGCTAGCTTCTACGTAGATGCTAAAACCAAGGTGACCGTAGACATGATGACAAAGACCAGCAGATACGAGTTCTACCAGGACCAGAACAACTTCACATCCGTCATCATGGTGCCCTACAAAGGAAACATGTCCATGATGATCGTCCTGCCTGacgcaggaaaaatggacgaggtGGAGAAGAACATCGACATGGAGAGTCTCATGTACTGGTACAAGAAGCTCTCCAAAAAACG ATCGGTGAAAATTTCAATGCCCAAGTTCTCCATCTCAGCCTCGTCGTCTCTTAAGAAGATCCTCACGGAAATGGGCATCAACGGTGCCTTTTCAGACGGCGCTGACTTCTCCGGGATCAGTGAGGAGATCAAACTGAAGGCCTCCAAG GTCCTTCACCAGGCGGTCCTCAAAGTGGACGAGAAGGGCACGGAAGCAGCCGGTACGACCACTTTAGAGATGATACCCATGTCTCTTCCGCACACAATGAACCTCAACAGGCCATTTCTGGTCTTCATCGTGGAGGAGACCAACCCCATCGTCCTCTTCATGGGGAAGATAACCGATCCCACAGCATAG